A region from the Gossypium hirsutum isolate 1008001.06 chromosome A08, Gossypium_hirsutum_v2.1, whole genome shotgun sequence genome encodes:
- the LOC107933950 gene encoding probable inactive ATP-dependent zinc metalloprotease FTSHI 1, chloroplastic isoform X2 produces MLSLQVNKPLVIFIDEIDALATRRQGIFKETTDHLYNAATQERETTLNQLLIELDGFDTDKGAYFGFLFRCFGFSGG; encoded by the exons ATGCTTTCTTTACAG GTAAATAAACCATTAGTTATAttcattgatgaaattgatgctttAGCAACTAG ACGTCAGGGGATTTTCAAGGAAACAACAGACCACTTGTATAATGCAGCCACTCAGGAGCGAGAAACTACTTTGAATCAGCTACTAATAGAGCTTGATGGGTTTGATACTGACAAAG GTGCATACTTTGGCTTTCTGTTCCGGTGTTTTGGATTCTCTGGCGGTTGA
- the LOC107933950 gene encoding probable inactive ATP-dependent zinc metalloprotease FTSHI 1, chloroplastic isoform X1: protein MLCTLCNLLRNSYLLQVNKPLVIFIDEIDALATRRQGIFKETTDHLYNAATQERETTLNQLLIELDGFDTDKGAYFGFLFRCFGFSGG, encoded by the exons ATGCTATGTACTTTGTGTAATTTGTTGAGAAATTCTTATCTTTTGCAGGTAAATAAACCATTAGTTATAttcattgatgaaattgatgctttAGCAACTAG ACGTCAGGGGATTTTCAAGGAAACAACAGACCACTTGTATAATGCAGCCACTCAGGAGCGAGAAACTACTTTGAATCAGCTACTAATAGAGCTTGATGGGTTTGATACTGACAAAG GTGCATACTTTGGCTTTCTGTTCCGGTGTTTTGGATTCTCTGGCGGTTGA